Within Deinococcus ruber, the genomic segment GTTGGGGCGTACCTGGGGGACCAGTCCGCTGCAAACGGACCTGCTGCGCCGGGCGCTGGTGCTACTCGCAGACCACGAGCTGAATGTCTCCAGCTTCACCGCTCGGTGCGTGGCCTCCAGCGGTGCTGGCATGCACCACGCGGTACTGGGGGGCGTCTGCGCGTTGCAGGGCGTTCGGCATGGTCTCAGCACCGAACTGGCATACGAACTGCTGGAGCTCGCCGCACAGCAGGGAGCTGCCCGCGCACTGTCGAGCGTGATGCGGCGTGCCCGCTATCTGCCTGGCTTCGGGCATGTGCTGTACCCAGAGGGTGACCCGCGCGCTCGGGCATTACTTGAATTCATGACCTCGACCTGTCCCGATGTTCCTGCGCTGTCTGCGGCCCAGGCGCTGTGCGAAGAAGTGCGGCGGGAAGTGGGTGAACATCCGAATATCGATCTGGCACTCGCGCTAGTGGTGTCTGTCCTGGGAGGGCCGATTGAGCGCGGGCTGATCCTGTTTGCCCTGGGCCGGACGGTAGGCTGGCTTGGACACGCGATCGAGTCCTCGGCTCAGGGGCGTCTCATCAGACCACGCGCGAAATATGTCGGTCCAGTCCCCATCGGGAAAACGCCTCCTGGCGAGTGAAAAGGCAGATAACCGCAGCGTCGGTGGCGGGCGGGGAATGGGTGTTCGGACGCTGCTGGAAGGCCTGCAAATCGGTCTGCTGTCTCCAGACGTACC encodes:
- a CDS encoding citrate synthase family protein: MPFSLSAVEATERLGVTRATLYAYVSRGLVRSEAGQGKTRARRYSAEDIDALVRRRDGRRDPEKVVRGALTWGAPVLESALTLITDGRLYYRGHDAVSLAESRTLEDVAGLLWTGTLRPIPVPLRAHLALTPLRAEDSVLEGFAHALIHAGARDLQARDARPEALPANAARVLSLLFAVNERVHGIPAAPDLTLHERLGRTWGTSPLQTDLLRRALVLLADHELNVSSFTARCVASSGAGMHHAVLGGVCALQGVRHGLSTELAYELLELAAQQGAARALSSVMRRARYLPGFGHVLYPEGDPRARALLEFMTSTCPDVPALSAAQALCEEVRREVGEHPNIDLALALVVSVLGGPIERGLILFALGRTVGWLGHAIESSAQGRLIRPRAKYVGPVPIGKTPPGE